One genomic segment of Hordeum vulgare subsp. vulgare chromosome 2H, MorexV3_pseudomolecules_assembly, whole genome shotgun sequence includes these proteins:
- the LOC123424879 gene encoding N6-mAMP deaminase, giving the protein MGTQTSEAEKEMRAWCVALPKVELHAHLNGSVRNSTLLELAKELGDKGVIVYEDVKDVIMKNDRSLPECFRLFDLFHILTTDHDTVTRIAKEVVGDFAAENVVYLEIRTTPKNNEAKGMTKRSYMNAVVKGLKSVEDVDVVLNDEKISCAPMSDFGGDTKRKKIYVRLLLSIDRRETTSAALDTVNLALELKDEGVIGIDLSGNPVVGEWETYLPALERAKELGIPTTIHCGEVPNRKEIQAMLDFCPQRLGHVCCLDDEEWKKLKSSMIPVEICLTSNVMTGGTPSLELHHFADLYNAKHPLSICTDDSGLFSTSLSNEYYLVASTFGLSKAELFRLAQSAVEFVFADDEVKKSLRAAFEHAAA; this is encoded by the exons ATGGGGACCCAGACATCGGAGGCGGAGAAGGAGATGAGGGCGTGGTGCGTCGCGCTCCCCAAGGTGGAGCTCCACGCCCACCTCAATGGCTCCGTCCGCAACTCCACCCTCCT AGAACTTGCAAAAGAACTAGGAGACAAAGGAGTGATCGTCTATGAAGATGTTAAGGATGTAATCATGAAGA ATGACAGATCTCTTCCAGAGTGCTTTAGGCTCTTTGATTTGTTCCATATACTCACGACTGACCATGATACGGTGACAAGGATCGCCAAGGAG GTTGTAGGAGATTTTGCTGCCGAGAATGTTGTGTATTTGGAAATAAGGACGACACCTAAG AATAATGAAGCCAAGGGGATGACCAAGCGATCCTACATGAATGCTGTTGTTAAAGGTCTTAAGTCTGTTGAAGACGTTGATGTTGTTCTAAACGATGAAAAAATAAGTTGTGCACCAATGAGTGATTTTGGTGGCGACACCAAGAGAAAGAAGATATATGTTAGGCTCCTTCTGAGTATTGACCGTCGTGAGACAACTTCTGCTGCATTGGATACT GTTAATTTAGCCTTGGAACTGAAGGACGAGGGTGTAATTGGCATTGATCTCTCTGGCAATCCAGTTGTAGGGGAATG GGAGACATACCTGCCTGCTCTAGAACGTGCTAAAGAGCTGGGAATCCCCACCACAATTCACTGTGGCGAG GTACCAAACAGGAAGGAGATCCAAGCAATGCTGGACTTCTGCCCTCAAAGGCTAGGTCATGTCTGCTGCCTTGACGACGAAGAGTGGAAGAAGCTCAAGTCATCAATGATCCCG GTGGAGATATGTTTAACCTCCAATGTTATGACCGGAGGCACCCCTTCTCTAGAGCTTCATCACTTTG CTGACCTCTACAACGCGAAACACCCTCTGTCGATATGCACCGACGATTCTGGCCTGTTTTCGACGAGCCTCTCAAACGAGTACTACCTCGTCGCGTCTACCTTTG GTCTTAGCAAGGCCGAGCTGTTTCGGCTGGCCCAGAGCGCTGTAGAGTTCGTgttcgccgacgacgaggtgaAGAAGTCGCTTAGGGCGGCGTTTGAGCATGCGGCGGCGTAG